The following proteins come from a genomic window of Deinococcus roseus:
- a CDS encoding LacI family DNA-binding transcriptional regulator: MNKPSVLDVARLAGVGTSTVSRVLNNQSNISAQSREKVLRAVEILGYTPNQDARSLRSGQTGAISVVLPLTGTHFYDTLLRHMHQVLSTQEYDLALFPVLGEQRIRRFREASALPYRADALVIASLDPERMYHGKPPFGKPIVLVDSFHRDYHSVCFDNLAAGQMAARHILKSGLPVVFVDVQENPGEFESPVFRDRREGLLQTLQQHHLEPVLTLKTTFQVEGGRAIAQDLYSLLNEKPHFIVAACDDIAVGLLRQLSEAGFQVGRDFLVCGFDDNPLARESALSTVQQPIAEVGEAAAKLLLRALQGELTHLALQTFHPRWQERSTTTFQH, translated from the coding sequence ATGAACAAACCCAGCGTCCTGGACGTGGCCCGACTGGCCGGAGTGGGAACCAGCACCGTTTCCCGCGTCCTCAACAACCAATCCAACATTTCTGCACAGTCCCGTGAAAAAGTCCTCAGGGCCGTGGAAATCCTGGGGTACACCCCCAACCAGGATGCCCGCAGCCTGCGTTCTGGACAGACCGGAGCCATCTCGGTGGTGCTTCCCCTGACGGGCACCCACTTCTATGACACCCTGCTGCGCCACATGCACCAGGTGCTCAGCACCCAGGAATACGACCTCGCCCTCTTCCCGGTGCTGGGAGAACAGCGCATCCGCCGCTTCCGGGAAGCCAGTGCCCTCCCATACCGCGCGGATGCCCTGGTGATCGCTTCTCTGGACCCGGAGCGCATGTACCACGGCAAACCCCCTTTCGGCAAACCCATCGTGCTGGTGGACAGCTTTCACAGGGATTACCACAGCGTGTGCTTCGATAACCTTGCCGCAGGACAGATGGCCGCCCGGCACATCCTGAAAAGTGGTTTGCCTGTGGTTTTTGTGGATGTGCAGGAAAACCCCGGTGAATTTGAATCCCCGGTGTTCCGGGACCGCAGAGAGGGCCTGCTGCAAACCCTGCAGCAGCACCACCTGGAACCCGTCCTGACCCTCAAAACCACTTTCCAGGTGGAGGGAGGAAGGGCCATTGCCCAGGACCTCTACAGCCTGCTGAATGAAAAGCCGCACTTCATCGTGGCTGCCTGTGATGACATTGCGGTGGGTCTGCTGCGGCAACTCAGCGAGGCCGGATTTCAGGTCGGACGGGATTTTCTGGTGTGCGGTTTTGATGACAACCCCCTGGCCAGAGAATCTGCCCTCAGCACCGTGCAGCAACCCATCGCAGAAGTGGGAGAAGCCGCTGCAAAATTGCTGCTCCGGGCCTTGCAAGGTGAACTCACCCACCTGGCCCTGCAGACTTTCCACCCCAGATGGCAGGAACGCAGCACCACCACCTTTCAGCACTGA